Proteins encoded in a region of the Anopheles aquasalis chromosome 2, idAnoAquaMG_Q_19, whole genome shotgun sequence genome:
- the LOC126573461 gene encoding endochitinase-like: MFSADRLFLVVFLLAPLCLSLAPERRLGCYFTNWSPDRPGEYSLQIRDIPVDLCTHVTYNFVAVDSQTFEIKPTNPNFDITQEGFKKFSELKESNPDLKLSVAVGGWAHGGHAFHSMVSSLDARETFITSVIQFLKRYSFDGIEIVWLWPGNPERGGTASDKDNFYLLVDEMKRTFQKAGHGSWEVAIQVTLDPSLIAQGYHQRRLCQAADFVHVVGYDLRGSWSGFTDVHSALDNRPHDKDKLKDFTVKGGVRHWMNNGCSASKIVLGVPLFGRTYTLSDRGSHGLAARSSGPGSSGPYTRESGYRGYFEICQEQKQANWTIEWDPKGMCPYAYLGDQWVGYENGSSLDAKVAFVVSERLAGLYAFSLDLDDYRGKCGATYPLMKKLFQAYKPTRTPLPSDGDVGYPIVRARRHVK, encoded by the exons ATGTTTAGTGCGG ATCGTCTCTTCCTGGTGGTGTTCCTTCTAGCACCACTTTGCCTCTCTCTAGCGCCTGAGAGGCGTTTGGGTTGTTACTTCACAAACTGGTCACCGGACCGGCCGGGAGAGTATTCCCTCCAAATTCGTGACATTCCGGTGGACCTTTGCACGCATGTGACCTACAATTTTGTGGCCGTCGATTCGCAAACCTTTGAGATCAAACCAACGAACCCAAACTTTGACATAACGCAGGAAGGGTTTAAGAAGTTTAGCGAGTTGAAGGAATCGAACCCCGACCTCAAACTATCTGTGGCCGTTGGAGGGTGGGCGCACGGAGGCCATGCGTTCCACAGCATGGTGTCATCGTTGGATGCGAGAGAAACCTTTATCACCAGCGTAATACAATTCCTCAAGCGGTACAGCTTCGATGGCATTGAGATTGTTTGGTTGTGGCCAGGGAACCCCGAGCGTGGAGGCACTGCAAGTGATAAGGACAATTTCTATCTGCTTGTCGATGAGATGAAGCGTACGTTCCAGAAGGCTGGCCATGGATCGTGGGAAGTGGCCATACAGGTTACACTGGATCCGTCCCTAATCGCCCAGGGCTACCACCAGCGGCGCCTGTGTCA GGCAGCTGATTTTGTGCATGTTGTTGGATACGATCTTCGTGGTTCGTGGAGCGGTTTCACCGATGTACACAGCGCGCTGGACAATCGACCACACGACAAAGACAAATTGAAAGATTTCACCGTGAAAGGAGGTGTACGGCATTGGATGAACAACGGTTGTTCGGCAAGCAAGATCGTCTTGGGAGTGCCACTATTTGGCAGAACGTACACTCTGTCCGATCGTGGTTCTCACGGTCTGGCTGCTCGATCAAGTGGTCCCGGGAGTTCGGGACCTTACACGCGTGAATCCGGATACAGGGGTTACTTTGAAATTTGCCAGGAACAGAAACAAGCAAATTGGACGATCGAGTGGGACCCGAAGGGTATGTGTCCGTACGCGTATCTTGGCGATCAGTGGGTTGGATACGAGAACGGCAGCTCGTTGGATGCAAAGGTCGCTTTTGTGGTGTCCGAACGGCTGGCAGGACTGTACGCCTTTTCGTTGGACTTGGATGATTACCGAGGAAAATGTGGCGCCACTTATCCGCTGATGAAGAAGCTTTTCCAAGCGTACAAACCGACGAGAACTCCACTGCCTTCAGATGGTGACGTTGGGTATCCAATTGTGCGTGCTCGTCGTCATGTCAAGTGA